In Dama dama isolate Ldn47 chromosome 9, ASM3311817v1, whole genome shotgun sequence, the following proteins share a genomic window:
- the LOC133062488 gene encoding protocadherin gamma-A1 isoform X27 — MAIRVKVLGCRRLVLLFLFLGLLLEAQAGKIRYSVSEETDKGFFVGNIAKDLGLQPQELMESGVRIVSRGRKQLFALNPRSGSLVTAGRIDREELCAQSARCLVSFSVLVEDKMKLFPVEVEIIDINDNTPEFQLEEVEFKMNEITAPGTRIPLPSGQDLDVGMNSLQSYQLSSNPHFSLDAQQGSDGSQKPEMVLQSPLDREEEAVHHFLLTAFDGGNPARSGTLRIRVQVVDVNDNPPAFTQAVYHTSVPENVPLGTRLLMVKAMDPDEGANGEVTYSFHNIDHKMAQIFHLDSYTGEISSQEPLDFEEYTIYPMEIQAQDGAGLMARAKVLVKVLDINDNAPEVTITSVTTSVPENFPPGAIIALISVHDQDSGDNGQTSCSISGNLPFKLEKLDDNYYRLVTEKTMDRELTSQYNITVTATDQGTPTLSTETHISLQVTDINDNPPVFPQDFYSTYILENNPRGASIFCVTAHDADSNENAQVTYSLVEDTIQGVPLSSYVSINSDTGVLYALRSFDYEQFQDLQLRLMARDSGDPPLSSNVSVSIFVLDQNDNTPEILYPALPTGGSTGVELAPRSAEPGYLVTKVVAVDRDSGQNSWLSYRLLKASEPGLFSVGLHTGEVRTARALLDRDALKQSLVVAVQDHGQPPLSATVTLTVAVADSIPDILTDLGSLKPSVDPDDSGLTLYLVVAVAAVSCVFLAFVIVLLALRLRHWHTSRLLQASGSGLAGVPASQFVGVDGVRAFLQTYSHEVSLTADSRGSHVIFPQPNYADTLISQESCEKKDFLSEDKEETFSQVNSLPNIPVSYFAKRNKFT; from the exons ATGGCGATTCGAGTGAAGGTGCTCGGCTGCCGCAGGCTGGTCCTACTGTTCCTTTTTCTGGGGCTGTTGTTGGAAGcccaggctgggaagatccgctaCTCGGTGTCAGAAGAGACAGACAAAGGTTTCTTTGTGGGCAACATCGCCAAGGATCTGGGGCTACAACCCCAGGAGCTGATGGAGAGCGGAGTCCGAATCGTCTCCAGAGGTAGGAAGCAGCTCTTTGCTCTGAACCCGCGAAGCGGCAGCTTGGTCACCGCGGGCAGGATAGACCGGGAAGAGCTCTGCGCTCAGAGCGCGCGGTGTCTGGTGAGTTTTAGCGTCTTAGTAGAGGATAAAATGAAGCTTTTCCCTGTTGAAGTGGAAATAATTGATATTAATGACAACACTCCCGAATTCCAGTTAGAAGAAGTggaatttaaaatgaatgaaataactgCTCCAGGTACCAGGATCCCCCTGCCTTCTGGGCAAGACCTTGATGTGGGTATGAATTCGCTCCAGAGCTATCAGCTCAGCTCCAACCCTCATTTCTCCCTGGATGCTCAACAGGGATCTGATGGGTCCCAAAAGCCGGAGATGGTGCTGCAGAGTCCCCTAGACAGGGAAGAAGAAGCTGTCCATCACTTCCTCCTCACTGCTTTTGATGGGGGCAACCCAGCCCGTTCAGGAACCCTCCGAATTCGAGTTCAGGTGGTGGATGTAAATGACAACCCTCCAGCGTTTACACAAGCAGTGTACCACACGAGTGTACCTGAGAACGTGCCTCTGGGCACTCGACTGCTCATGGTAAAAGCCATGGACCCAGATGAAGGTGCCAATGGGGAAGTAACATATTCGTTTCATAATATAGACCACAAAATGGCACAAATATTTCACTTGGATTCTTacacgggagaaatatcaagtcAAGAACCTCTGGATTTTGAAGAATACACAATTTATCCAATGGAAATTCAAGCTCAGGATGGTGCAGGCCTCATGGCCAGAGCTAAGGTGCTGGTCAAAGTTCTGGACATAAATGATAATGCCCCAGAGGTAACCATCACCTCTGTCACCACTTCAGTCCCAGAAAACTTTCCTCCTGGGGCCATAATTGCTCTTATCAGTGTTCATGATCAGGACTCTGGAGACAATGGTCAAACTTCATGTTCCATTTCTGGAAATCTACCCTTTAAATTAGAAAAGTTAGATGATAATTATTACCGTTTGGTGACAGAAAAAACAATGGATAGAGAACTTACCTCCCAGTACAATATTACAGTAACAGCCACAGATCAGGGAACTCCGACTCTATCTACTGAAACACACATTTCACTGCAAGTGACAGATATCAACGACAACCCCCCTGTCTTCCCCCAGGACTTCTACTCCACCTACATTCTAGAAAACAACCCCAGAGGTGCCTCCATTTTCTGCGTGACAGCCCATGATGCTGACAGTAATGAGAATGCACAGGTCACTTATTCCCTGGTGGAGGACACCATCCAAGGAGTGCCTCTATCCTCCTATGTCTCCATCAACTCAGACACTGGAGTCCTATATGCCTTGCGATCGTTTGACTATGAGCAGTTCCAGGACCTGCAGTTGAGATTGATGGCTCGTGACAGCGGGGACCCACCACTCAGCAGCAATGTGTCTGTGAGCATATTCGTGCTGGACCAGAACGACAACACACCTGAAATCCTGTATCCTGCACTCCCCACGGGTGGTTCCACCGGTGTGGAGCTGGCACCCCGCTCTGCAGAACCAGGCTACCTGGTCACCAAGGTGGTGGCAGTGGACAGAGACTCAGGACAGAACTCCTGGCTATCTTACCGCCTACTCAAGGCCAGCGAGCCAGGACTCTTCTCTGTGGGGCTGCACACCGGCGAG GTGCGCACAGCGCGGGCGCTGCTGGACAGAGACGCGCTCAAGCAGAGCCTGGTGGTGGCCGTCCAGGACCACGGCCAGCCCCCTCTCTCAGCCACCGTCACGCTCACCGTGGCTGTGGCTGACAGCATCCCAGACATCCTGACTGACCTAGGCAGCCTGAAGCCCTCAGTGGATCCTGACGACTCCGGCCTCACACTCTACCTGGTGGTGGCGGTGGCCGCGGTCTCCTGTGTCTTCCTCGCCTTTGTCATCGTGCTACTGGCGCTCAGACTGCGGCATTGGCACACGTCGCGTCTGCTCCAGGCTTCGGGCAGCGGGTTGGCTGGCGTGCCGGCGTCTCAGTTTGTGGGCGTGGACGGGGTGCGGGCTTTCCTGCAGACCTATTCGCACGAGGTCTCGCTCACCGCGGACTCGCGGGGGAGTCACGTGATCTTCCCGCAGCCGAACTATGCGGACACGCTCATCAGTCAGGAGAGCTGTGAGAAAAAGGATTTtctttcagaagataaagaagaaacattttctcAGGTAAACTCTCTTCCCAATATTCCTGTGAGTTACTttgctaaaagaaataaatttacctAA